In Dysidea avara chromosome 3, odDysAvar1.4, whole genome shotgun sequence, a single window of DNA contains:
- the LOC136251155 gene encoding alpha-glucosidase 2-like isoform X2, whose protein sequence is MIFSLGLGISLFIIVGDCSSPTEEYVVAPAILDPAPYPEWAHYHWVWLSHDRAKQSSMIEYVQEYMKYDIKVGAVDIDSGWSTGYNNFIFNSKYPDPQDMVNFFHNNSIAIILWATSMVDTDSPNFNESYNKGYFIRDVFGKQVIFSWWHGKGGLLDYTNKEAVEWWHSQMDEALKYGIDGWKCDGTDPYILELIVAKGKSGTVTRKEYSDYYYTDFYEYTRTKNGNNTLIMSRSVDGFGPIYLDFTPKKFTFAGWVGDADPTFQGLEVVLKKYLQSAWAGYPNFGSDIGGYRVGKGDLGRTKELLIRWAQLGAFSPLMENGGNQEHRPWIFDNQTLEIYRQYVDIHYQLIPYLLTTGSDAYRHGTSSLTPLAAHNNFIEKYIDDFVPETYNYLLGKDILVAPIHTNDTDNHPVEVKFPKDNNWISWWNSSVIYKGGETMKFKNIPLEMYMAFCKQGCLMTQCYTSM, encoded by the exons ATGATATTTTCGCTTGGACTAGGGATTTCTCTTTTCATTATAG TTGGTGACTGCAGCAGCCCTACTGAGGAATATGTTGTTGCTCCGGCTATACTGGATCCGGCGCCATATCCAGAATGGGCTCATTACCACTG GGTTTGGCTGTCTCATGACAGAGCCAAACAGTCTTCCATGATTGAATATGTGCAGGAATACATGAAATATGACATTAAG GTTGGAGCAGTGGACATTGACTCTGGTTGGTCTACAGGCTACAATAACTTCATATTTAACTCTAAATATCCAGACCCACAAGATATG GTGAACTTCTTCCATAACAACAGTATTGCAATAATACTGTGGGCCACATCCATGGTGGATACTGACTCTCCAAATTTTAATGAGTCCTACAATAAAGGTTACTTCATAAG AGATGTATTTGGCAAGCAAGTGATTTTCAGTTGGTGGCATGGTAAGGGAGGATTACTGGATTACACCAACAAAGAAGCAGTTGAATGGTGGCATTCACAGATGGATGAG GCACTAAAATATGGTATAGATGGGTGGAAATGTGATGGCACTGATCCATATATACTGGAGCTGATTGTTGCTAAAGGGAAGTCTGGTACAGTTACCAGGAAGGAATATTCAGATTATTACTACACTGACTTCTATGAGTACACACGTACCAAAAATGGCAACAACACACTCATCATGTCTAGATCTGTGGATGG ATTTGGTCCCATATATCTTGATTTTACGCCAAAGAAGTTTACGTTTGCTGGATGGGTAGGAGATGCAGACCCCACCTTCCAAGGATTAGAAGTTGTTCTTAAGAAGTACTTGCAATCTGCTTGGGCTG gttATCCAAACTTTGGTTCAGACATTGGAGGGTACAGGGTGGGTAAAGGAGATCTTGGCAGAACTAAAGAGCTCCTCATCAGATGGGCTCAACTTGGTGCATTTTCTCCACTGATGGAAAATGGCGGCAACCAAGAGCACAGACCATGGATCTTTGATAACCAAACACTTGAAATTTATAGACA ATATGTTGATATACACTACCAGCTGATCCCATACTTACTGACTACTGGATCTGATGCATATAGACATGGTACAAGCTCTCTCACCCCACTTGCTGCTCACAATAATTTTATTGAGAAG TATATTGATGACTTTGTTCCTGAAACGTACAACTACCTACTGGGCAAAGACATCTTGGTTGCTCCAATCCACACCAATGACACAGATAATCATCCAGTGGAG GTGAAGTTCCCCAAAGACAATAACTGGATCAGTTGGTGGAACTCTTCAGTCATTTATAAAGGTGGAGAGACAATGAAATTCAAGAATATACCACTGGAAATGTACATGGCATTTTGCAAGCAAG GATGTCTGATGACTCAGTGTTATACATCAATGTGA
- the LOC136251155 gene encoding alpha-glucosidase 2-like isoform X1, whose protein sequence is MIFSLGLGISLFIIVGDCSSPTEEYVVAPAILDPAPYPEWAHYHWVWLSHDRAKQSSMIEYVQEYMKYDIKVGAVDIDSGWSTGYNNFIFNSKYPDPQDMVNFFHNNSIAIILWATSMVDTDSPNFNESYNKGYFIRDVFGKQVIFSWWHGKGGLLDYTNKEAVEWWHSQMDEALKYGIDGWKCDGTDPYILELIVAKGKSGTVTRKEYSDYYYTDFYEYTRTKNGNNTLIMSRSVDGFGPIYLDFTPKKFTFAGWVGDADPTFQGLEVVLKKYLQSAWAGYPNFGSDIGGYRVGKGDLGRTKELLIRWAQLGAFSPLMENGGNQEHRPWIFDNQTLEIYRQYVDIHYQLIPYLLTTGSDAYRHGTSSLTPLAAHNNFIEKYIDDFVPETYNYLLGKDILVAPIHTNDTDNHPVEVKFPKDNNWISWWNSSVIYKGGETMKFKNIPLEMYMAFCKQGTIIPLRVTEMTPHWGHHHNLIGHLRLLLHTPPVPVESPIVTEVTESNGHGVVASYWMSDDSVLYINVTAHSIMNVVIEVHNTPGPVDTVIMHTTTTLQQVCPDMLVKEGTYHYCINTSSVYVHPLSNVLGTSLTMYFK, encoded by the exons ATGATATTTTCGCTTGGACTAGGGATTTCTCTTTTCATTATAG TTGGTGACTGCAGCAGCCCTACTGAGGAATATGTTGTTGCTCCGGCTATACTGGATCCGGCGCCATATCCAGAATGGGCTCATTACCACTG GGTTTGGCTGTCTCATGACAGAGCCAAACAGTCTTCCATGATTGAATATGTGCAGGAATACATGAAATATGACATTAAG GTTGGAGCAGTGGACATTGACTCTGGTTGGTCTACAGGCTACAATAACTTCATATTTAACTCTAAATATCCAGACCCACAAGATATG GTGAACTTCTTCCATAACAACAGTATTGCAATAATACTGTGGGCCACATCCATGGTGGATACTGACTCTCCAAATTTTAATGAGTCCTACAATAAAGGTTACTTCATAAG AGATGTATTTGGCAAGCAAGTGATTTTCAGTTGGTGGCATGGTAAGGGAGGATTACTGGATTACACCAACAAAGAAGCAGTTGAATGGTGGCATTCACAGATGGATGAG GCACTAAAATATGGTATAGATGGGTGGAAATGTGATGGCACTGATCCATATATACTGGAGCTGATTGTTGCTAAAGGGAAGTCTGGTACAGTTACCAGGAAGGAATATTCAGATTATTACTACACTGACTTCTATGAGTACACACGTACCAAAAATGGCAACAACACACTCATCATGTCTAGATCTGTGGATGG ATTTGGTCCCATATATCTTGATTTTACGCCAAAGAAGTTTACGTTTGCTGGATGGGTAGGAGATGCAGACCCCACCTTCCAAGGATTAGAAGTTGTTCTTAAGAAGTACTTGCAATCTGCTTGGGCTG gttATCCAAACTTTGGTTCAGACATTGGAGGGTACAGGGTGGGTAAAGGAGATCTTGGCAGAACTAAAGAGCTCCTCATCAGATGGGCTCAACTTGGTGCATTTTCTCCACTGATGGAAAATGGCGGCAACCAAGAGCACAGACCATGGATCTTTGATAACCAAACACTTGAAATTTATAGACA ATATGTTGATATACACTACCAGCTGATCCCATACTTACTGACTACTGGATCTGATGCATATAGACATGGTACAAGCTCTCTCACCCCACTTGCTGCTCACAATAATTTTATTGAGAAG TATATTGATGACTTTGTTCCTGAAACGTACAACTACCTACTGGGCAAAGACATCTTGGTTGCTCCAATCCACACCAATGACACAGATAATCATCCAGTGGAG GTGAAGTTCCCCAAAGACAATAACTGGATCAGTTGGTGGAACTCTTCAGTCATTTATAAAGGTGGAGAGACAATGAAATTCAAGAATATACCACTGGAAATGTACATGGCATTTTGCAAGCAAG GTACAATAATACCACTACGTGTGACTGAGATGACACCTCATTGGGGGCACCATCATAATCTCATTGGTCATTTGAGACTGTTACTTCACACACCTCCAGTGCCAGTGGAGTCACCCATAGTGACTGAAGTGACTGAGAGTAACGGACATGGAGTGGTGGCCAGCTACTG GATGTCTGATGACTCAGTGTTATACATCAATGTGACAGCTCACAGCATCATGAATGTAGTCATTGAAGTACACAATACTCCAGGACCAGTTGATACAGTCATCATGCACACCACTACTACACTACAACAAGTCTGTCCTGATATGCTAGTAAAGGAGGGAACCTACCATTATTGTATTAACACTAGTAGTGTATATGTCCACCCACTAAGCAATGTGTTAGGTACCTCCCTAACAATGTACTTTAAGTGA